Proteins co-encoded in one Balneolaceae bacterium genomic window:
- a CDS encoding NAD(P)/FAD-dependent oxidoreductase, with protein MKTPEIVIIGGGFSGLLIAYWLQKEGVRKSQILEARNRLGGRIYTLRSDHEPPIEMGATWLGKKHRNLLQLLDELDIDIYQQYMGDKAYYEPMSVSPPQLVELPPNDEPSYRIEGGTDRIIQKLANSLNPDQIHSGQTVKTIRKTGTKLEIKTESDFFKADYIISTLPPKLLVDSIDFSPSLPEKFTDIASQTHTWMADSIKIAMTFDKPFWRNPESSGTIFSNVGPVNEMYDHSDSTYFALKGFMNNAYHAVARDQRKQLVMEQLRRFYGDKVDSYRSYRELVWQKESFSYSKYEQHIIPHQNNGHIRFQEPLFDNRLLIAGSETATEFPGYMDGVVESSRRTIRQLKQILS; from the coding sequence ATGAAAACCCCTGAAATTGTCATCATTGGTGGAGGCTTTTCTGGTCTGCTTATAGCTTATTGGCTCCAAAAAGAAGGAGTAAGAAAATCTCAAATTCTGGAAGCCAGGAACCGGTTGGGCGGACGCATTTATACATTAAGATCAGATCATGAGCCTCCTATTGAGATGGGAGCCACCTGGTTGGGTAAAAAACATCGGAATTTGTTGCAATTACTGGATGAATTAGATATTGACATTTACCAGCAGTATATGGGAGATAAAGCATACTATGAGCCCATGTCGGTTTCACCACCGCAGCTTGTGGAGTTGCCTCCTAATGATGAACCGAGTTATCGGATTGAGGGTGGCACAGACAGGATCATTCAAAAATTGGCCAACAGTCTTAATCCAGACCAAATTCATTCAGGTCAAACAGTAAAAACTATTCGGAAAACCGGTACGAAGTTAGAAATTAAAACTGAAAGCGATTTTTTTAAGGCTGATTATATTATCAGTACACTGCCCCCTAAGCTTTTGGTCGATAGTATTGATTTTTCTCCCTCTCTACCTGAAAAGTTTACAGATATCGCTTCACAGACACACACTTGGATGGCCGATTCGATAAAAATTGCGATGACGTTTGATAAACCCTTTTGGCGAAATCCGGAGTCCAGTGGCACAATCTTCAGCAATGTGGGACCTGTTAATGAAATGTACGATCATTCTGATAGCACCTATTTTGCTCTTAAAGGATTTATGAACAATGCCTACCATGCGGTAGCTCGTGATCAACGAAAACAGTTAGTCATGGAACAGCTCCGCCGATTTTATGGAGATAAGGTTGACAGCTATCGATCCTACCGGGAATTAGTTTGGCAAAAAGAGTCCTTTTCCTACAGCAAATACGAACAGCATATTATACCCCATCAAAACAATGGTCACATAAGATTCCAAGAACCACTTTTTGATAATCGACTACTGATTGCAGGATCTGAAACGGCAACTGAATTTCCAGGCTATATGGATGGTGTTGTAGAAAGTTCCCGCCGTACAATCCGGCAACTAAAACAAATTCTTTCCTGA
- a CDS encoding 7-carboxy-7-deazaguanine synthase QueE — MYSTKDQKLKKRSVSAFDEIEYPLMEDFYTIQGEGAHTGKPAYFIRLAGCDVQCWWCDVKDSWDESKHPKIKTKEIVSRAVKSGASFAVITGGEPLLHNLEPLTVRLKDHGLNVHIETSGSSPLSGHLDWITLSPKRFKKPLDEVFPYVDELKIVVLKNKDIEWAELNAKKCPDNAKLLLQPEWDTPSSIDLIVDYVKKNPEWGISLQTHKYLNVP, encoded by the coding sequence ATGTATAGCACAAAAGATCAAAAACTTAAAAAGCGATCTGTATCTGCATTTGATGAGATTGAATATCCGCTGATGGAAGATTTTTACACCATCCAGGGGGAGGGTGCACATACGGGCAAACCTGCATACTTTATCCGATTGGCCGGGTGTGATGTTCAGTGTTGGTGGTGTGATGTAAAAGACAGTTGGGATGAAAGCAAGCATCCTAAAATTAAAACGAAAGAGATTGTTTCCCGGGCCGTAAAGAGTGGAGCTTCATTTGCCGTAATTACAGGCGGGGAGCCTTTGCTGCATAACCTGGAGCCATTAACGGTTCGACTGAAAGACCACGGGCTTAACGTGCATATCGAAACAAGTGGATCTTCACCGCTTTCTGGTCATCTGGATTGGATTACATTATCACCAAAGCGATTCAAAAAACCTTTGGATGAAGTGTTTCCATATGTAGATGAGTTAAAAATAGTAGTCCTAAAAAATAAAGACATTGAATGGGCTGAGCTCAACGCAAAAAAATGTCCGGATAATGCAAAACTTCTGCTTCAACCCGAGTGGGATACTCCGTCATCCATTGATCTTATTGTAGACTATGTGAAGAAAAATCCCGAGTGGGGAATAAGTCTGCAAACACACAAATATCTGAATGTTCCATAG
- a CDS encoding transposase yields the protein MAKKVIEGCNRIVKGEGLPQRQSYVRVSKQLLRDSYFGHHPRRAKKAKKAQRKLRTIAGRLLRELERNLPEGRQQDYQEFMEVGWQAITQQRSDKDKIYSLHKPFTTCIAKGKAHKKYEFGNKVGIIVHPTRRIVLSVGAYEGNPNDSKTIAPLLETMDRLELEKPSEIIFDRGGRGTKQVEGVVVTTPDPPGRTVDENHKRRMRRRFRKRAGIEPIIGHLKSDHRMGQNYLHGADSPYKNALLAATGHCK from the coding sequence TTGGCTAAAAAAGTGATTGAGGGGTGCAACCGTATTGTCAAAGGCGAGGGACTGCCCCAACGCCAGTCCTATGTGCGGGTGAGCAAACAGTTGTTGCGGGATTCCTACTTTGGACATCATCCCCGGCGGGCCAAGAAGGCTAAAAAAGCCCAACGAAAGTTGCGGACCATTGCAGGGCGATTGCTACGGGAGCTGGAGCGAAACCTGCCCGAGGGGCGCCAGCAGGACTATCAGGAGTTTATGGAGGTGGGCTGGCAGGCGATTACCCAACAGCGTAGCGATAAAGACAAAATTTACAGTCTGCATAAACCCTTTACTACTTGTATTGCCAAGGGCAAAGCTCACAAGAAATACGAATTTGGCAACAAAGTAGGAATCATCGTGCACCCCACTCGCCGAATTGTGTTGTCGGTGGGGGCTTACGAAGGAAATCCGAACGATTCAAAAACGATTGCCCCGCTGCTGGAGACCATGGACCGGCTGGAGTTGGAAAAACCTTCCGAGATTATTTTTGACCGCGGCGGGCGAGGAACCAAACAGGTGGAAGGGGTTGTGGTGACCACTCCAGACCCGCCGGGAAGAACAGTCGATGAAAATCACAAACGGCGAATGCGACGCAGATTTCGCAAGCGAGCCGGGATCGAACCAATCATAGGGCACCTGAAGAGCGATCATCGTATGGGACAGAACTATCTGCATGGGGCCGATTCGCCTTACAAGAATGCTCTGCTGGCGGCAACGGGTCATTGTAAATAA
- a CDS encoding inorganic pyrophosphatase: protein MNFPNPFFRWRPHPWHGLEIGDDAPHTVNAFIEVTSFDAIKYEVDKMTGYMRVDRPQRSSSMPPSLYGFIPRTYCGDRIGSLSKHTEKGDGDPLDICVLSERPIDRAEVILSARVVGGLHMIDHGEADDKIISVLDNDSYYTDIENVTDLPDVLIERLRHYFGTYKLVPGKKETDVFVDRVYDKDEATKVISASVDDYIDMFGE from the coding sequence GTGAATTTTCCCAATCCTTTTTTTCGATGGAGACCTCATCCCTGGCACGGTTTAGAAATCGGTGACGATGCACCACATACCGTAAACGCCTTTATTGAGGTCACCTCTTTTGATGCTATTAAATATGAAGTAGATAAAATGACCGGCTATATGCGGGTAGACCGTCCGCAGCGAAGTTCATCGATGCCGCCTTCACTCTATGGTTTTATTCCGCGAACGTACTGTGGTGATAGGATCGGCTCGCTGTCAAAACATACCGAAAAGGGAGATGGAGACCCGCTGGATATCTGTGTTCTCAGTGAACGCCCGATCGACAGGGCGGAGGTAATTTTGAGCGCCAGGGTTGTGGGAGGTTTGCACATGATTGATCATGGCGAGGCAGATGATAAGATTATCTCTGTACTGGACAATGACAGCTATTATACCGATATCGAAAATGTGACTGATCTTCCGGATGTTCTGATCGAGAGATTACGACACTACTTTGGTACATATAAACTGGTTCCGGGAAAAAAAGAGACAGATGTATTTGTTGATCGGGTGTATGATAAAGATGAAGCTACAAAAGTGATCTCCGCCTCAGTGGATGATTACATTGATATGTTTGGTGAATAA
- a CDS encoding 6-carboxytetrahydropterin synthase translates to MPTWTLHTEFKFDAAHFIDGYDGKCGRMHGHTYKVRIAAKSHKLNPSKYLQSADMVCDFKELKWAANDGKKGGLDHTVLNEEVTVPTTAERIAEYIHKETQSKIPDGIELTVTVWETDTSWVEYTDKDV, encoded by the coding sequence ATGCCAACGTGGACACTACATACAGAATTTAAGTTTGATGCAGCTCACTTTATTGATGGGTATGATGGAAAGTGTGGCCGCATGCATGGCCATACCTATAAGGTTCGTATTGCAGCAAAGTCGCATAAACTTAATCCGTCGAAATATTTACAATCGGCTGACATGGTTTGCGATTTTAAAGAGCTGAAATGGGCAGCTAATGACGGCAAAAAAGGGGGGTTGGATCATACTGTTTTGAATGAAGAAGTAACTGTTCCAACCACTGCAGAGCGAATTGCAGAGTATATCCATAAAGAAACCCAATCTAAAATTCCCGATGGCATTGAATTGACTGTAACTGTCTGGGAAACAGATACGAGTTGGGTAGAATACACTGATAAAGATGTATAG
- a CDS encoding DoxX family protein, whose amino-acid sequence MPAIFQFVVILNALFFLFYGFQSLNSQVMIDEFKRFGMTDKMRQLTGILQISGSAGLFAGFMFSYAGFLAAAGFTIMMIVAFIIRIKIKDSFIQSLPSLFFMLVNTWLTISFYNLL is encoded by the coding sequence TTGCCCGCTATATTTCAATTTGTCGTAATTTTAAATGCTCTGTTTTTCCTGTTCTATGGGTTTCAGTCTCTAAATTCGCAGGTGATGATTGATGAGTTTAAACGATTTGGCATGACTGATAAAATGCGTCAGCTTACAGGAATTTTGCAAATTTCAGGTTCAGCCGGACTGTTTGCAGGTTTTATGTTTTCTTATGCAGGATTTTTGGCCGCAGCCGGTTTTACTATCATGATGATTGTGGCGTTCATCATTCGCATAAAAATAAAAGACAGCTTCATTCAATCTCTGCCGTCTCTATTTTTTATGCTGGTCAACACATGGTTGACAATCAGTTTTTACAACCTGTTGTAA
- a CDS encoding DUF1080 domain-containing protein — MKILTHFFLLLTLLLTTAHAQSNGDWITLFDGETLNNWAAAENPETFSIEDGMIVVDGPRAHLFYNGPVENHNFDDFVFKADIMTMENANSGIFFHTQYQEEGWPAHGYEAQINNSYDPDPRRTASLYSVDDNTEITFPDNEWFTMTIRVEGQHITISVNDQVITDYTEPEDVDRGTNVLSSGTFALQGHDPDSKVYFKNIRVRPL, encoded by the coding sequence ATGAAAATACTCACTCATTTTTTCCTGCTGCTTACACTATTGCTCACAACAGCTCACGCTCAATCAAATGGCGATTGGATCACTCTTTTCGACGGCGAAACTCTGAATAACTGGGCAGCCGCCGAAAACCCGGAAACATTTTCAATCGAGGATGGGATGATTGTAGTTGATGGGCCACGAGCTCACCTCTTTTACAACGGTCCGGTCGAAAATCACAACTTTGATGATTTTGTCTTTAAAGCCGATATCATGACGATGGAAAATGCCAATTCAGGCATCTTTTTTCACACCCAATACCAGGAAGAAGGCTGGCCGGCTCACGGGTATGAAGCACAGATCAATAACTCTTATGACCCGGATCCGCGGCGAACGGCCAGTTTATACAGTGTGGATGATAACACGGAAATCACCTTTCCTGATAACGAGTGGTTTACCATGACGATACGGGTGGAAGGACAGCACATTACAATTTCGGTGAATGACCAGGTAATTACAGATTACACCGAACCGGAAGATGTGGATCGAGGAACGAATGTTCTTTCAAGCGGAACATTTGCACTGCAGGGGCATGATCCGGACAGCAAAGTGTATTTTAAAAATATAAGAGTGAGACCTTTGTAA
- a CDS encoding 5-(carboxyamino)imidazole ribonucleotide synthase has product MKNPLSSNFVLGFLGAGQLARMSSLQAFRYGMQVAVFSDRPENEPVQFMTPHSYSGSFDDVKSMIEFARTCDVMTLENEFIDSAVLSELQKISGTPIYPSPKSFSLIENKLIEKQTFEDAGIPVTPYAIVKSKDDLKAFGNKHGWPYLLKSSKGGYDGYGNETVENTDQALKAFENLGGNKGRDILAEAFVDFTHELAVQVARNETGHVVYPCCETVQENHICVAVKSPAPVKESVQKRAQELAVTATEAIDAKGIFAFEFFLTTSGDVLLNESAPRPHNSGHYTIEGCITSQFENHVRAVCGLPLGDPGLIKPAVAMINLLGTQKRDAQIDHTEKAVAESNGHLHFYGKLDSKVGRKMAHYTLLGDDLEKIYQSKDVTRQ; this is encoded by the coding sequence ATGAAAAACCCACTATCTTCGAACTTTGTACTTGGATTTTTAGGAGCCGGACAACTTGCGCGAATGTCATCTCTGCAAGCCTTTCGTTATGGAATGCAGGTAGCGGTTTTTTCGGATCGGCCGGAAAATGAGCCCGTACAATTTATGACACCTCACTCCTACAGCGGATCTTTCGATGATGTGAAATCGATGATTGAATTTGCCCGAACCTGCGATGTAATGACGCTTGAAAATGAGTTTATTGACTCAGCTGTGCTCTCAGAGCTTCAAAAAATCTCAGGAACACCCATCTACCCTTCACCCAAAAGTTTCTCCCTGATTGAAAACAAATTGATTGAGAAGCAGACATTCGAAGATGCAGGAATTCCCGTTACACCATATGCAATTGTAAAATCTAAAGATGACCTGAAAGCTTTCGGAAATAAGCATGGATGGCCCTACCTCTTAAAATCATCGAAAGGTGGATATGATGGATATGGAAATGAAACGGTTGAAAATACAGACCAGGCACTGAAAGCATTCGAAAATTTGGGTGGAAATAAAGGACGGGATATCCTGGCAGAAGCGTTTGTTGATTTTACTCATGAACTTGCTGTTCAAGTTGCCCGAAATGAAACAGGCCATGTTGTTTACCCATGCTGCGAAACAGTCCAGGAAAATCATATTTGTGTAGCCGTCAAATCACCTGCCCCGGTTAAAGAATCCGTTCAAAAACGTGCGCAGGAGTTAGCAGTTACAGCCACTGAAGCGATCGATGCCAAAGGGATCTTTGCCTTTGAATTTTTCCTGACCACATCTGGTGATGTATTGCTAAACGAATCCGCACCACGCCCCCATAATTCAGGGCACTATACCATTGAAGGCTGTATCACCTCGCAATTTGAGAACCATGTAAGAGCTGTTTGCGGTTTGCCTTTGGGTGATCCGGGACTCATTAAACCCGCCGTGGCGATGATTAACTTACTGGGTACACAGAAAAGAGATGCTCAGATAGATCATACTGAAAAAGCAGTAGCTGAATCAAACGGACACCTCCACTTCTATGGAAAGTTAGACAGCAAAGTTGGCCGAAAAATGGCTCATTATACTCTGTTGGGTGATGATCTGGAGAAGATATATCAAAGCAAAGATGTGACCAGACAATGA
- the prfA gene encoding peptide chain release factor 1 translates to MMDLEGKLQQVKERYEEITQAMADPAIYDRPQEYAELTKEHTQLKELVEDFDTWKSITKQISGNEELIEMDDDAEITEMAREEIKELKQQLEDLEEAIKMKLIPKDPDDSKNCIIEIRAGTGGDEAALFAGDLFDMYRRYAETQKWKQNILSVAESEKGGFKEIVFELSGNEVYGKMKYESGVHRVQRVPETESQGRVHTSAATVAVLPEVNDDVEINIDMNDVRVDTFRASGAGGQHVNKTDSAIRLTHEPSGVVVECQQERSQHQNKEKALIMLKTKLYDMEMEKIRAERAADRKSQVSTGDRSAKIRTYNFPQGRLTDHRINLTLYNLDDILKGNIDDVIKALRVEENLEKLNAIMD, encoded by the coding sequence ATAATGGATTTAGAAGGAAAACTACAACAGGTTAAAGAGCGCTACGAAGAGATTACCCAGGCTATGGCCGATCCGGCTATCTATGATCGTCCACAGGAGTACGCAGAGTTGACAAAAGAACATACACAGCTCAAAGAATTAGTAGAAGATTTTGATACCTGGAAATCAATCACCAAGCAGATTTCGGGGAATGAAGAGCTTATTGAGATGGATGATGATGCCGAAATAACGGAGATGGCCAGGGAGGAGATCAAGGAATTAAAGCAACAGTTGGAGGATCTTGAAGAAGCGATCAAAATGAAGCTGATTCCCAAAGATCCCGATGACTCCAAAAACTGTATTATTGAAATCAGGGCCGGTACCGGCGGAGATGAAGCCGCCCTGTTTGCAGGAGATCTTTTTGATATGTATCGGCGATACGCAGAAACTCAAAAATGGAAGCAAAATATTTTGTCTGTTGCCGAAAGTGAGAAGGGTGGATTTAAGGAGATTGTTTTTGAGCTTTCCGGAAATGAGGTTTATGGAAAAATGAAATACGAGAGCGGTGTACATCGTGTGCAGCGAGTGCCTGAGACTGAATCACAAGGACGCGTTCATACATCGGCGGCAACTGTGGCAGTTCTCCCGGAAGTGAATGATGATGTAGAGATCAACATCGATATGAATGATGTTCGGGTTGATACATTTCGCGCCAGCGGGGCAGGAGGTCAGCACGTGAACAAGACCGATTCAGCCATTCGTTTAACGCACGAACCAAGCGGAGTTGTTGTGGAATGTCAGCAGGAGCGGTCGCAACACCAAAACAAAGAGAAGGCCCTGATAATGCTGAAAACCAAACTCTACGATATGGAGATGGAAAAAATCCGGGCCGAGCGTGCGGCGGACCGCAAAAGCCAGGTCTCAACCGGAGACAGAAGTGCAAAAATTCGAACCTATAATTTTCCGCAAGGCCGCCTGACCGATCACCGTATCAACCTGACTCTTTATAATCTTGATGATATTTTAAAAGGCAACATTGATGATGTGATTAAGGCACTGCGAGTTGAAGAAAACCTGGAAAAACTAAATGCAATAATGGATTAA
- a CDS encoding DMT family transporter, with the protein MTNKYTVVIAAGFVLLWNSGFIGAEYGLPFTGPFTLVFWRYLALTLLLAGYLMVRKRLRWVGWKVAATNMFIGVLAHGVWLTCVLFALDNEVPAGIVALVVALQPLATGAFSGVVTGEGTNIYQWTGLILGFAGVLLTVAFRIDFESYQSVFGYLIPLGSVVGMTSASLVQRRMEINYATTKLPIDQTLFYQSLATTAVLALPAIYAEQLYTEWEPVFIYTMIWLIVAVSLGAYTLMWLLIERIEATQVASLFYLGPPVTMVMAWMAFGDTVRLMDIAGLVIVFAGVLLTQFNIQKTRSVKNNL; encoded by the coding sequence ATGACAAACAAGTACACAGTTGTAATAGCAGCGGGATTCGTTCTCCTTTGGAATTCAGGATTTATTGGGGCTGAGTATGGTCTTCCCTTCACCGGGCCTTTTACCTTGGTCTTTTGGCGATACCTGGCGTTGACATTACTGCTTGCCGGTTACTTGATGGTAAGAAAACGACTCCGATGGGTTGGTTGGAAGGTGGCGGCTACCAACATGTTTATTGGCGTGCTGGCTCACGGTGTTTGGTTAACTTGTGTACTGTTTGCACTTGACAATGAGGTTCCGGCGGGTATTGTGGCCTTGGTCGTGGCACTTCAGCCTTTGGCTACAGGAGCATTTTCCGGGGTCGTAACCGGTGAAGGAACCAATATCTATCAGTGGACAGGCTTAATACTGGGATTCGCAGGCGTGTTGCTGACGGTGGCCTTTCGTATCGATTTTGAAAGCTATCAATCTGTGTTTGGTTACCTGATACCACTGGGATCTGTAGTTGGAATGACATCAGCAAGCCTGGTACAACGGCGAATGGAGATAAACTATGCAACCACTAAATTGCCGATCGACCAAACACTCTTCTATCAAAGTTTGGCAACAACGGCAGTATTGGCATTACCCGCTATCTATGCTGAACAATTATATACAGAGTGGGAACCTGTTTTTATCTATACAATGATTTGGCTCATTGTTGCAGTTTCACTGGGAGCGTACACATTGATGTGGCTTTTGATCGAACGAATAGAAGCTACGCAGGTAGCAAGTCTTTTTTATCTTGGCCCACCTGTGACCATGGTTATGGCATGGATGGCATTCGGTGATACCGTCCGGTTGATGGATATTGCGGGCCTTGTTATTGTATTTGCGGGCGTTCTCTTAACCCAGTTCAATATTCAAAAGACAAGAAGTGTAAAAAATAATTTGTGA